TTCTGATGTCGGCAAATCAGATAAATAGGTAATTAGTAAATTTTTTCTTGAATTCAAGAAAGAGGAAATCCTTATCAATATTGATTCTTTCAGCTTACTTCCTTGCTTCAAATCAACTAATGATTGTAATAATAATGGTCTTTGGGCTCCCGGAGCTGCTTGTGAAAAACTAATCCATTCTTGGGAGTTCCACATCCAAGCTGGTATTTTTAATTGCTCAAAACTGGTGTCATCTTCGTCTAGTTTTACCGTGAACTTCCTTACCCTCTTTGAACCTAGATCATTGAATGAGTCAAAATATTCACCATTTGGATCAAGAATAATGAACCTCGAATTTAATTGAGCATTTGTTTTAACCTTATCAGCTTCGGTTAATGACCATCTAATAAGTCCCGCGACAGAACAGGATTTTCCACTCCCTGTATTGCCAAGAATCGCCAAATGCCTGCCAAACAATTTGTCTGGATTCACTTTAATTGGTGCATTTCCTGCAATTGGTGCTTTACCTATTTCAAATTTCCCATCAGGATTTTCAACGATTGCGGAAAGTTGGCGATCTGTTGGGAGGATAACATTGTCTCCAACAGAGGGGTAGCTATAGACCCCTCTTTCGATTTCATAGGTATGATCCTTTTTCTTTTTTAAAACACCTAACGGAGTAATAATCATTTTTCTCAAGGGAAAGGGCAAATCAATCAAATCAAAATCTTTGAACCCTTTTCGGATAGGATAATTTGAGTGTTGTACTCCGATCCAATTTATTACTCCGACAATTGCTCCAGTTTCATTTGGGATCAGAACATATCCATTAATTTTTGGAAAATGCGTTGGGACTCCTGTGTTTATGGCAACATTTTGAGGTGCATCCACTTCCAATAAAACTTTTATTTCTAATGGCGAAACCGTTTCAATTGTTCCAATTGTTAGGTTGCGGATTTCATCAAAGTCATAGAAATTACTCATCGCCTTCTGGTTTTGAAGTTTGAGTTCCTTCATCCTTTTTGAATTGTTCTGCAACGCCTCGTTTCTCCAATGTTTTTACCAGCCGTTCTTGTATTCTATCAATAGCAGCTTTTGGTAAATAATTTTCTACCAATGTTTGTAAACTACCTAGATGACTCCCAATTATCAAGGTTACTTGTGCCGGGTTTAACTTTTCATAGAATTTCATAATGCGACCAGATGCCGTGTCAAATGAGATAATGACTAAGTGAGTTGAAGGAAGTGTCAACATATCTTCAATCACCCTATTAATATGTGTGTCTCCAAACCCATATCCATAAGTTACAACTACAGAATTTGGTCTGCATACGCCAGATGAAAAGTCACGAAACAATTCAGAGTAGGGAAAATATGCTGTATCTATTCCTTTCGAAGAATTGGGGTAAATAACGGAAAAGTCTTTAGGTGAAATAGGGATTTGATTTGTGGTTTCATCAACACCAAATTCAAGTGGTAATTTGATAATTGAATTCACATCGAATTTCCAATCAATGGATCCATGTAATTTTGTGTATTTAATAACACCCTCTACATATCTAGGTTCTCCACGTATTCCTGGAGGATTATAGTGGTAATCTAGCTCTAGTTTAGTTGTTCTGAAAATCGGTTTAATTTTTCCAACAAATCGGTCAATTGTCAAAATGCCGGCATTATCTAAAGCCAGTTCAATAAATCGGTCATAGTTTGTTGTGAAAATATTCGTTCTCTCTCTTGTTGCTGTTCTGCTTGAAAAGCTTATTAAGAAAGATTTAAGTGTATTTAATGCTGACTGATATTTGTTGCTTTTATAAAATTCCCTTTCGGTCTTGATGATGTTTCTAATGAATTTATCCAATTGTTCATTGATTTCCTTTTCGAGGGTAATAGCATCTTGAGTGCCTTGAATTTTCAACCCTTGTAAGAGTTCTATTGCACTTCGAAAATCATCTTCAATATTCGGAATACCTCTGCCGAACTCCTTAGCACTTTTATCGGCCCAAGCTTTTATTTTATCCTTGTGGGTGGTGAACTCAATTCTGCCCATTCCTTGTGCTGTAACATCTGCCAAATAAGTCAATCCAATAGGAAGCCCAGCACCAATTAGCAGAGAGAAATGTTCGCTTTGAAAAATGGCAGTTAACCAAGGTTCAATTTTGTTTCTTAGATCATCAACCTTGGGTTCATCAATAGCATCGGTATTGAAGCAATCAATGTCATTATTGATTTTTAAAATATTGTTACTAGTCCAGTCAATCATTATCCGTTATTTGTGGGTTGATAAATTTAGCTCTTTTGGTTTTTACAGGATAGGTATTGCGGTGGCAAAAACCAAATGTGCTAAAATGTGCGGTGGGTCTACGTCACGGCATGAAACCTAACGTTTATGTATGAAACGTGGCTGGGCTTTCGAAGCGCGTCACTGTCCCACGACACCAAACGTAATTTGAAAAACTAAACTATAACTTTAAACTGAACCCCAGCCATGTTTTATACATTTTGTTGTGCGCTGATTATTTTACGTACATCTTTAACAAGGTCTTGATTGCAGGATTCTTGTCAAAATTCTTCATCTCCTCCAACTTAGTCTTTAACTCTGTCAATAGTTTACTACTTTGAAAAACCAATTGTAAAGTTTCGTATCGGAGAAATGAATTACTGTCTGCAAGTGATTCGATAATAAATTGTTTCACTTTAGCATTTTCCGCTGGGTCAGTTTTTGTCCGGTATAAAATATGCTCAAGTGCTATTGCTCCGCCAATTCTATGTCCTGTGTCCTTTGAGTCCAATAAATCTTGAATGTCACCAGTCTCAAGTCCAATTGAGTAATCACTAATTCTACTTTCAAGAATTCTTCTTTGGTCGTAATTTGAATGAATATAGTCTTGTCCCAACAATTTGATTCCTTCCACTTGAACAGTCACAGTCGCTGAAATTACTTTATCAGTCTGTTCCCCTGTCGCTTTCCCAGTTTTGACATCTTCTCTAAGTTGTCCAACTTGTTTGAATTGAGCTTTAATTAGTCCACCCAATTCAATTTGCTCACTTTCATTTGTTATTCGGTTAATCAATTTTGTAATCTGATTTCGGAATAACAAAAACAGTCCAAGTACAAGGATTGGCCATACTAAACTGTCAACGTACTTATGCAATATGTCCCAATCAATTTCACACATAACTACTATTGAATCTTCTTCCCAAATAATTGATCTACTTTCTCAATTTGTTCTTTAATGTGTGGTCCGACATAACCCTTACCAAACAAATACCCCAACGCGATCTCACGTATTTCAATCAGTTTAATCTTATTGTCAAAGGCAAGTTTACGAAGTTCTTTTGCACTTTGTTCATCACTTGGATGACCTGCAAAAATTCCGTCAGCAGTTCCAAAGCAACTACCAATCCTTGTTCTCAATGTGGTCAACGTGTCATGACGTTCAATTTTTTCTTTGTCTGTCATATTTCTTATTGTTAAGGTTAGAGTCCCTGGAAGTAAACCGCATTTTTTTTAAAATAATTTGCGCACAACGCCCAACTAAAATGAGTATGCGCCCCAGGTGCTAGAAGCACTACAGTTTCTATTTCGCATTATCTTTTCATATAGCTCAGTTCGCATATTCATTTTAGTGTTTGTTATGTGTATGTTTCAATGGTTGATTAGGTCTTTAAGAATAATTACAAAAGCGGCTAACCCTGAAATAATTGTACCTATTTTTATCAAATATGAATATTTATCTAATGCGAAAATAATGTCTTTCTCAATTCTACTTACAACAGAACTACTGCTCTGTAATTCAGGCTGTTCCTGAATGAATTTAGCCTTTCGCCATTCTCCATATATATATATAGTAGCACCTATCAAAAATATAGCATTCGTACCTATTTGTAGAAACTCGTTTGAAGATGCCAACTTAGTAATAATTATACCAGCAACTCCGCCAACAAGTATATATATCCAGTTTGGTGTAACCCGCCTCATAACTAAGAAACTTAGCAATCCAATCAATAGGGCACTAAATACCAGTAAATAAGAGGTATAATACCATCCTCCATATTCTATCGTCTGTTGCGAAGAATAAAATAATAGGAGAGTTGTCCCAAAGAAGGGAAGTA
This Marinoscillum sp. 108 DNA region includes the following protein-coding sequences:
- a CDS encoding SIR2 family protein, with protein sequence MIDWTSNNILKINNDIDCFNTDAIDEPKVDDLRNKIEPWLTAIFQSEHFSLLIGAGLPIGLTYLADVTAQGMGRIEFTTHKDKIKAWADKSAKEFGRGIPNIEDDFRSAIELLQGLKIQGTQDAITLEKEINEQLDKFIRNIIKTEREFYKSNKYQSALNTLKSFLISFSSRTATRERTNIFTTNYDRFIELALDNAGILTIDRFVGKIKPIFRTTKLELDYHYNPPGIRGEPRYVEGVIKYTKLHGSIDWKFDVNSIIKLPLEFGVDETTNQIPISPKDFSVIYPNSSKGIDTAYFPYSELFRDFSSGVCRPNSVVVTYGYGFGDTHINRVIEDMLTLPSTHLVIISFDTASGRIMKFYEKLNPAQVTLIIGSHLGSLQTLVENYLPKAAIDRIQERLVKTLEKRGVAEQFKKDEGTQTSKPEGDE